In Variovorax paradoxus, a single genomic region encodes these proteins:
- a CDS encoding [protein-PII] uridylyltransferase has protein sequence MIEAAKIDVATLREAYRAKKLALFDTLRFARAPTRSVHTVLRQLAALADETLCTLWREADFGDALALAAVGGFGRGELFPYSDVDVLLLLPPEGHENAVDPARIEAFIGHCWDAGLEIGSSVRTVDECLAEAEKDVTVQTSLLEARLIAGDKKLFTAFRRRFARAIDPQAFFVAKSQEMRHRHQKFDNTPYALEPNCKESPGGLRDLQTILWMTKAAGYGSRWDDLAKNGLATSFEAQQIKRNEALLSLIRARLHVIANRREDRLVFDLQTAVAASFGYESESQRKSSEALMRRYYWAAKAVSQLNQILLLNISERLQPSDERHTPINERFYERAGLIEIASDDLYEREPHAVLETFLLYQKTIGVKGLSARTLRALYNARHVMDSKFRNDPVNHETFMRILLQPYGITHAFRLMNQTSVLGRYLRVFRSIVGQMQHDLFHVYTVDQHILMVLRNVRRFFIAEHAHEYPFCSQLAAGWDKPWILYVAALFHDIAKGRGGDHSTLGARDVQRFCKQHGIAREDAKLIEFLVAEHLVMSQVAQKQDLSDPEVIGAFAKRVGNERYLTALYLLTIADIRGTSPRVWNAWKGKLLEDLYRYTLRALGGRMPDPDAEVEARKREALVQLALHAQRFEAHKALWDTLDVGYFMRHDATEIAWHAKQLSRFVPPKGVPIDPKAPPIVRAHLSPVGEGLQVVVYTPDQPDLFARICGYFDQSSFSILDAKVHTTSNGYALDTFQVVTTFLPDHYRDLISMVESGLGQTLTEAGALPQPSMGRVSRRVRSFPIKPRISLLPDDKAQRWLLNISASDRAGLLYSVARVLARHHLNLQLAKVTTLGERVEDTFLISGPELQGQKTQLAIETELMEVLAS, from the coding sequence GTGATCGAAGCAGCCAAGATCGACGTGGCGACGCTGCGCGAAGCCTATCGCGCGAAGAAGCTCGCGCTGTTCGACACCCTGCGCTTCGCGCGCGCGCCCACGCGCAGCGTGCACACGGTGCTGCGCCAGCTCGCGGCGCTGGCCGACGAGACGCTCTGCACACTGTGGCGCGAAGCCGATTTCGGCGATGCGCTCGCGCTGGCCGCCGTGGGCGGCTTCGGGCGTGGCGAGCTCTTTCCGTACTCCGACGTCGACGTGCTGCTGCTCCTGCCGCCCGAAGGCCACGAGAACGCCGTCGACCCGGCCCGCATCGAGGCCTTCATCGGCCATTGCTGGGATGCCGGCCTCGAGATCGGCTCCAGCGTGCGCACCGTCGACGAGTGCCTGGCCGAGGCCGAGAAGGACGTCACCGTCCAGACCTCGCTGCTCGAGGCCCGGCTGATCGCCGGCGACAAGAAGCTCTTCACCGCCTTTCGCCGCCGCTTTGCCCGCGCCATCGATCCGCAGGCCTTCTTCGTGGCCAAGTCGCAGGAAATGCGGCACCGCCACCAGAAGTTCGACAACACGCCCTATGCGCTGGAGCCGAACTGCAAGGAATCGCCCGGCGGCCTGCGCGACCTGCAGACCATCCTCTGGATGACCAAGGCCGCCGGCTACGGCAGCCGCTGGGACGACCTGGCCAAGAACGGCCTGGCCACCTCCTTCGAGGCCCAGCAGATCAAGCGCAACGAGGCGCTGCTTTCGCTCATCCGCGCCCGGCTGCACGTGATTGCCAACCGCCGGGAAGACCGGCTGGTGTTCGACCTGCAGACCGCCGTGGCGGCCAGCTTCGGCTATGAGAGCGAGTCGCAGCGCAAGTCGAGCGAAGCGCTCATGCGGCGCTACTACTGGGCCGCCAAGGCGGTGTCGCAGCTCAACCAGATCCTGCTGCTCAACATTTCAGAGCGCCTGCAGCCCAGCGACGAGCGGCACACGCCGATCAACGAGCGCTTCTACGAGCGCGCCGGCCTGATCGAGATCGCCAGCGACGACCTGTACGAGCGCGAGCCGCACGCGGTGCTCGAGACCTTCCTGCTCTACCAGAAGACCATCGGCGTGAAGGGCCTGTCGGCGCGCACGCTGCGCGCCCTGTACAACGCGCGCCATGTGATGGACAGCAAGTTCCGCAACGACCCGGTCAACCACGAGACCTTCATGCGGATCCTGCTGCAGCCCTACGGCATCACGCATGCGTTCCGGCTGATGAACCAGACCTCTGTGCTGGGGCGCTACCTGCGGGTGTTCCGCAGCATCGTGGGGCAGATGCAGCACGACCTGTTCCATGTGTACACGGTCGACCAGCACATCCTGATGGTGCTGCGCAACGTGCGGCGCTTTTTCATTGCCGAGCATGCGCACGAGTACCCGTTCTGCTCGCAGCTGGCGGCCGGCTGGGACAAGCCCTGGATCCTGTACGTGGCGGCCCTCTTCCACGACATCGCCAAGGGCCGCGGCGGCGACCACTCCACGCTGGGTGCGCGCGACGTGCAGCGCTTCTGCAAGCAGCACGGCATTGCCCGCGAAGACGCCAAGCTCATCGAATTCCTGGTGGCCGAGCATCTGGTGATGAGCCAGGTCGCGCAGAAGCAGGACCTGAGCGACCCCGAGGTCATCGGCGCCTTCGCCAAGCGAGTGGGCAACGAGCGCTATCTCACGGCGCTGTACCTGCTGACCATCGCCGACATCCGCGGCACCTCGCCGCGCGTGTGGAATGCCTGGAAAGGCAAGCTGCTCGAGGACCTGTACCGCTACACCCTGCGCGCGCTGGGCGGCCGCATGCCCGACCCGGACGCCGAGGTCGAGGCGCGCAAGCGCGAGGCGCTGGTGCAACTGGCCCTGCACGCCCAGCGCTTCGAGGCGCACAAGGCGCTGTGGGACACACTCGACGTCGGCTACTTCATGCGCCACGACGCCACCGAGATCGCCTGGCATGCCAAGCAGCTCTCGCGCTTCGTGCCGCCCAAGGGCGTGCCGATCGACCCGAAGGCGCCGCCCATCGTGCGCGCGCACCTGTCGCCGGTGGGCGAAGGCCTGCAGGTCGTGGTCTACACGCCCGACCAGCCCGATCTTTTTGCGCGCATCTGCGGCTATTTCGACCAATCGTCGTTCAGCATCCTGGATGCCAAGGTGCACACCACGAGCAACGGCTATGCGCTCGACACCTTCCAGGTGGTGACGACCTTCCTGCCCGACCACTACCGCGACCTGATCAGCATGGTCGAGTCGGGCCTGGGGCAGACGCTCACCGAGGCCGGCGCCCTGCCCCAGCCCAGCATGGGCCGGGTGTCGCGCCGGGTGCGCAGCTTCCCGATCAAGCCGCGCATCAGCCTGCTGCCCGACGACAAGGCCCAGCGCTGGCTGCTCAACATCTCGGCCAGCGACCGGGCCGGCCTGCTGTATTCGGTGGCCCGGGTGCTGGCGCGCCACCACCTGAACCTGCAGCTCGCCAAGGTGACGACGCTCGGCGAACGGGTGGAAGACACCTTCCTCATCAGCGGTCCGGAGCTGCAGGGACAGAAAACCCAGCTCGCCATCGAAACCGAACTGATGGAAGTGCTGGCATCCTGA
- a CDS encoding sensor domain-containing diguanylate cyclase produces the protein MNTDRLVRLERALGSLKARITMGGIFALVLGIGLITTIIVGRTERDLLESQRQRELNESVRTAALLGHNVIQLQRVLESVAGALDESTMQDPAALKAFMQSKPVMRNFFANVYIATPDGKVRVMSDERGVSQPALNISDRPYFSRLLTEGRPMVSEPLLGSLTGEPIVAVTQPVRGAHGIYAVLGGTLRLSSRDLLDGLVDTQESDASALVVLTDAQGRVLAHPDRKKLMDSIADEPRLAQAFKAWQAAGSPVEPQGLLLPQAREIASAAGVSGPDWMVWRVRPEAEVLAPVKAARRLALVWAFTLVGVLSAGIFMSLWLLLRPLTMLERRAQHMFDDAMRPEDGWPTGDGEIGQLGQVLRRVGVQRAELERLNGEMFSKLRSVMRAAPIGIAFIRDRRFELVSDELCRLLSYREDELLGKPVDLIVVPEEDQPALAALEKEAFASSNSYVGEARMQRGDGSRFWARLRSRPVDPEHTDFGSIWTVLNIEEQRNARKALEWSAAHDGLTGLANRQRFDQHAQRLIENRPASLPAALVFIDLDHFKQVNDTGGHLSGDAMLRAAAAAIMSRVRSGDLAARIGGDEFALLLEQCTHEAAVRVAEDIVASISAIALPWLSGSLHVGASIGVASLSQDIGSVDAWVDAADAACYAAKAAGRGVVRAGRPPRVPHAPQVPRGGSPPAMPVAPATPDSIED, from the coding sequence ATGAATACCGACCGGCTGGTACGCCTCGAAAGGGCCTTGGGTTCGCTCAAGGCCCGGATCACGATGGGGGGGATTTTCGCGCTGGTGCTTGGCATCGGCCTGATCACGACCATCATCGTGGGGCGGACCGAGCGCGACCTGCTGGAATCGCAGCGCCAGCGCGAGCTGAACGAGTCGGTGCGCACCGCCGCCCTGCTGGGCCATAACGTGATCCAGCTGCAGCGGGTGCTCGAGTCGGTGGCCGGCGCGCTCGACGAATCGACGATGCAGGACCCGGCGGCGCTGAAGGCGTTCATGCAGAGCAAGCCGGTGATGCGCAACTTCTTCGCCAACGTCTACATCGCCACGCCCGACGGCAAGGTGCGCGTGATGAGCGACGAAAGAGGCGTATCGCAACCGGCGCTGAACATCAGCGACCGCCCCTATTTCAGCCGCCTGCTCACCGAAGGCCGGCCGATGGTCTCCGAGCCATTGCTGGGCTCGCTGACGGGCGAACCCATCGTCGCCGTCACCCAGCCGGTGCGCGGCGCTCACGGCATCTACGCCGTGCTGGGCGGCACGCTGCGCCTGTCGAGCCGCGACCTGCTCGACGGGCTGGTCGACACGCAGGAAAGCGATGCCAGCGCATTGGTGGTGCTGACGGACGCGCAGGGCCGGGTGCTGGCGCACCCCGACCGCAAGAAGCTGATGGACTCGATTGCCGACGAACCCCGGCTGGCCCAGGCCTTCAAGGCCTGGCAGGCGGCGGGCAGCCCGGTCGAGCCGCAGGGCCTGTTGCTGCCCCAGGCCCGCGAGATCGCCAGCGCCGCCGGCGTGTCCGGTCCCGACTGGATGGTGTGGCGCGTGCGCCCCGAGGCCGAGGTGCTGGCACCGGTCAAGGCGGCGCGCCGGCTGGCGCTGGTCTGGGCCTTCACGCTGGTGGGCGTGCTGTCTGCCGGCATTTTCATGAGCCTGTGGCTGTTGCTGCGGCCGCTGACCATGCTGGAGCGGCGCGCGCAACACATGTTCGACGACGCCATGCGTCCTGAAGACGGCTGGCCCACGGGCGACGGCGAAATCGGCCAGCTCGGCCAGGTGCTGCGCCGCGTGGGCGTGCAGCGTGCCGAGCTCGAACGGCTGAACGGCGAGATGTTCAGCAAGCTGCGCTCGGTGATGCGGGCGGCGCCCATCGGCATCGCCTTCATTCGCGACCGCCGCTTCGAGCTGGTGAGCGACGAGCTGTGCCGCCTGCTGTCGTACCGCGAAGACGAGTTGCTGGGCAAGCCGGTGGACCTGATCGTGGTGCCCGAGGAAGACCAGCCCGCCCTCGCCGCGCTGGAGAAAGAAGCCTTCGCCAGCAGCAATTCGTATGTCGGCGAGGCCCGCATGCAGCGCGGCGACGGCTCGCGCTTCTGGGCACGGCTGCGCAGCCGGCCGGTGGACCCGGAGCACACCGATTTCGGCTCGATCTGGACGGTGCTCAACATCGAGGAGCAGCGCAATGCGCGCAAGGCGCTCGAATGGTCCGCCGCCCATGACGGGCTGACCGGCCTGGCCAACCGCCAGCGCTTCGACCAGCATGCGCAGCGGCTGATCGAAAACCGGCCGGCTTCGCTGCCGGCGGCGCTGGTGTTCATCGACCTGGACCACTTCAAGCAGGTGAACGACACCGGCGGCCACCTGTCGGGCGACGCCATGCTGCGCGCGGCGGCTGCGGCCATCATGTCGCGGGTGCGCTCCGGCGACCTGGCGGCACGCATCGGCGGCGACGAGTTCGCGCTGCTGCTCGAGCAGTGCACGCACGAGGCGGCGGTGCGGGTGGCGGAAGACATCGTGGCGTCGATCTCGGCGATTGCGCTGCCCTGGCTGTCGGGCAGCCTGCATGTCGGCGCCAGCATCGGCGTGGCCAGCCTGTCGCAGGACATCGGCTCGGTCGATGCCTGGGTCGATGCGGCCGATGCCGCGTGCTACGCCGCCAAGGCGGCCGGCCGCGGCGTGGTGCGCGCGGGGCGGCCGCCGCGCGTGCCGCATGCGCCCCAGGTGCCTCGAGGCGGCAGCCCGCCGGCCATGCCCGTTGCACCCGCCACGCCGGACAGCATCGAAGACTAG
- a CDS encoding GGDEF domain-containing protein has product MDSLIEQLSDSVASAKTLEDLARPMLEMLEVVTGLESTYLTTIDLEKGLQHILFARNVKEMTIPEGISVPWSDTLCRRALEEGRTFTDDVADCWGDSDAARDLGIRTYVSTPVRTENGGLFGTLCAASAVKLPLSPHAEPVLRLFAKLIAQQVERELLFIKLKRANAELAAYASTDTLTGLPNRRTLIDALRRLLAQCEREGRSTLVGFIDMDGFKKINDTHGHDVGDEFLSAMAGRLSASLRASDVLARFGGDEFVVIGAGPTFDESPRTAARALADRLGESTIGDLRLTRGTTIEYGGASVGVVAIDPRTVSAEEALKLADTAMYNVKRERRATAIPREAQSD; this is encoded by the coding sequence ATGGATTCACTGATTGAACAGCTTTCGGACTCGGTCGCCTCGGCAAAGACGCTGGAAGACCTGGCCCGCCCGATGCTCGAGATGCTCGAAGTGGTCACCGGCCTGGAGTCGACCTACCTCACGACCATCGACCTCGAAAAGGGCCTGCAGCACATACTTTTCGCCCGGAATGTCAAGGAAATGACCATTCCCGAGGGCATTTCCGTCCCCTGGTCCGACACGCTCTGTCGCCGGGCCCTCGAAGAAGGCCGCACCTTCACCGACGACGTGGCCGACTGCTGGGGCGACTCCGATGCCGCCCGCGATCTCGGCATCCGCACCTACGTGAGCACGCCGGTCAGGACCGAGAACGGCGGCCTCTTCGGCACCCTGTGCGCCGCCAGCGCCGTGAAGCTGCCGCTGTCGCCCCATGCGGAACCGGTGCTGCGGCTCTTCGCGAAGCTGATCGCCCAGCAGGTCGAGCGCGAGCTGCTCTTCATCAAGCTCAAGCGGGCCAACGCCGAACTGGCCGCCTACGCCTCGACCGACACTCTCACCGGGCTGCCCAACCGCCGCACGCTGATCGACGCCCTGCGCCGGCTGCTCGCCCAGTGCGAACGCGAAGGCCGCAGCACGCTGGTCGGGTTCATCGACATGGACGGCTTCAAGAAAATCAACGACACGCATGGCCATGACGTGGGGGACGAGTTCCTGTCGGCCATGGCCGGCCGGCTGTCGGCCTCGCTGCGGGCCAGCGACGTGCTGGCGCGCTTCGGCGGCGACGAGTTCGTGGTGATCGGCGCCGGCCCCACTTTCGACGAATCGCCGCGCACCGCGGCGCGCGCGCTGGCCGACCGGCTGGGCGAAAGTACCATCGGCGACCTGCGGCTGACCCGCGGCACCACCATCGAGTACGGCGGTGCCAGCGTCGGCGTGGTGGCCATCGATCCGCGCACTGTCTCCGCGGAAGAGGCCCTGAAGCTGGCGGACACCGCCATGTACAACGTCAAACGGGAGCGCCGGGCCACGGCCATCCCCAGGGAAGCGCAGTCCGACTGA
- the map gene encoding type I methionyl aminopeptidase: MSINYKDAAGIEAMRVACRLASEVLDYLTPLIKPGITTNDVDRLAAEYMVKQGTTSATVGYMGASSVPFPKSLCTSVNHVVCHGIPNDKPLKKGDIMNVDVTVIKDGWFGDNSRMYVIGDTSIAAKRLCNITFEAMWHGILQVRPGAHLGDVGHAIQKFAEGQGFSVVREFCGHGVGQRFHEEPQVLHYGRPGTLEELKPGMIFTIEPMINAGKRDVKEDFKGGQYDGWTIVTRDHSLSAQWEHTVLVTETGYEVLTLSAGSPPLPSFVTSTKT; this comes from the coding sequence ATGAGCATTAACTACAAAGACGCTGCGGGCATCGAAGCCATGCGGGTCGCCTGCCGCCTTGCCTCCGAGGTGCTGGACTACCTCACACCCCTCATCAAGCCCGGCATCACGACCAACGACGTCGATCGGCTCGCCGCCGAATACATGGTCAAGCAGGGCACCACCTCCGCCACGGTGGGCTACATGGGCGCCAGCAGCGTCCCGTTCCCGAAGTCGCTCTGCACCTCGGTGAACCACGTGGTGTGCCACGGCATTCCCAACGACAAGCCCCTGAAGAAGGGCGACATCATGAATGTCGACGTGACCGTCATCAAGGACGGCTGGTTCGGCGACAACAGCCGCATGTACGTGATCGGCGACACCTCCATCGCCGCCAAGCGCCTGTGCAACATCACCTTCGAGGCCATGTGGCACGGCATCCTGCAGGTGCGCCCCGGCGCGCACCTGGGCGACGTGGGCCATGCAATCCAGAAATTCGCCGAAGGCCAGGGCTTCTCGGTGGTGCGCGAGTTCTGCGGCCACGGCGTGGGCCAGCGCTTCCACGAAGAACCCCAGGTGCTGCACTACGGCCGCCCGGGCACGCTGGAAGAGCTCAAGCCCGGCATGATCTTCACCATCGAGCCGATGATCAACGCCGGCAAGCGCGACGTGAAGGAAGACTTCAAGGGCGGCCAGTACGACGGCTGGACCATCGTCACGCGCGACCATTCGCTGTCGGCCCAGTGGGAGCACACGGTGCTCGTCACCGAGACCGGCTACGAAGTGCTGACGCTCTCCGCCGGCAGCCCTCCGCTGCCCTCCTTCGTCACCTCGACCAAAACCTGA